The following proteins are encoded in a genomic region of Arthrobacter jiangjiafuii:
- a CDS encoding cyclase family protein, producing the protein MPPRLRRTAQKVAELHLGSHTGTHLDAPLHTVPGGAAVDELPLEQLAGPARIVGPACVSAGGDLADLTVIRWQDVAPGLDGLMPGTIVLFSTGWSRYFNTPRYLRHPSFHPEIAERLVAAGVRLVGVDTLNPDPTPLPGSSGIPQLRFHDVFLGAGGGIVENLTNLGAVTWPDPLFSALPLRLSGVDGSPVRAAAFSSDEPTDSWTHGRFVTGAGSRRPAAADGPRAPPRSRLPHRRAGPRD; encoded by the coding sequence ATGCCGCCACGGTTGAGGCGGACGGCTCAAAAAGTAGCCGAACTGCATTTGGGCAGCCACACCGGAACCCACCTGGATGCACCGCTGCACACGGTTCCGGGCGGGGCGGCGGTGGATGAACTGCCGCTGGAGCAGCTGGCGGGTCCGGCCCGGATCGTGGGGCCTGCATGTGTGTCAGCCGGTGGGGATCTGGCCGACCTGACGGTCATCCGCTGGCAGGACGTTGCACCAGGATTGGACGGGCTGATGCCCGGCACGATTGTGCTGTTCTCCACCGGCTGGTCGAGGTACTTCAACACGCCCCGCTACCTGCGGCACCCCTCGTTCCATCCCGAGATCGCCGAACGCCTGGTCGCGGCCGGAGTCCGGCTGGTCGGGGTGGACACGCTTAATCCGGATCCGACGCCGCTGCCCGGGTCCAGCGGGATTCCGCAGCTTCGGTTCCACGACGTGTTCCTGGGAGCCGGCGGCGGGATCGTCGAAAACCTGACCAACCTGGGCGCCGTGACCTGGCCGGACCCGCTGTTCTCCGCCCTGCCGCTGCGCCTGTCGGGAGTGGACGGTTCGCCGGTCCGCGCTGCCGCATTCAGCTCTGACGAGCCCACGGACTCATGGACTCACGGACGTTTCGTCACCGGCGCCGGCTCGCGCCGACCCGCCGCAGCAGATGGTCCGCGAGCCCCGCCGCGAAGCCGCCTGCCGCATAGGCGGGCAGGTCCCAGGGATTGA